A single region of the Grus americana isolate bGruAme1 chromosome 3, bGruAme1.mat, whole genome shotgun sequence genome encodes:
- the GTPBP2 gene encoding GTP-binding protein 2, producing the protein MDSRVSELFGGCCRPAGGGAGGALRGRGGAVPGGGGSKAKKKNGRSRGGKANNPPYLPPEAEDGNIEYKLKLVNPSQYRFEHLVTQMKWRLQEGRGEAVYQIGVEDNGLLVGLSEEEMRASLKTLRRMAEKVGADITVLREREVDYDSDVPRKITEVLVRKVPDNQQFLDLRVAVLGNVDSGKSTLLGVLTQGELDNGRGRARLNLFRHLHEIQSGRTSSISFEILGFNSKGEVVNYSDSRTAEEICESSSKMITFIDLAGHHKYLKTTIFGLTSYCPDFAMLVVSANTGIAGTTREHLGLAMALKVPFFIVISKVDLCSKATVERTVKQLERILKQPGCNKLPLLVNSDDDAVTAAQQFAQSPNITPIFTLSSVSGENLDLLKVFLNILPPLTNSKEQEELMQQLTEFQVDEIYTVPEVGTVVGGTLSSGICREGENLVVGPTDDGKFLRLKVCSIQRNRSACRVLRAGQAATLALGPFDRSLLRKGMVMVSPEMNPTICSVFEAEIVLLFHATTFRKGFQVTVHVGNVRQTAIVEKIHGKDKLRTGEKAVVRFRFIKHPEYLKIGAKLLFREGVTKGIGHVTDLQAITTKENGLEESLGPGQLSF; encoded by the exons ATGGACTCACGGGTGTCGGAGCTGTTCGGGGGCTGCTGCCGaccggcgggcggcggggcgggaggggcgcTGCGCGGGCGCGGGGGGGCCGTGCCCGGTGGCGGCGGCTCGAAGGCGAAGAAGAAGAACGGGCGGAGCCGGGGGGGGAAAGCCAACAACCCGCCGTACCTGCCGCCCGAG GCAGAAGATGGGAACATCGAGTACAAG CTAAAGCTAGTGAATCCCTCGCAATATCGCTTTGAGCACCTGGTGACACAGATGAAGTGGCGACTACAGGAGGGCCGAGGTGAGGCCGTCTATCAGATCGGCGTGGAGGACAATGGGCTGCTGGTGGGCCTCTCAGAGGAGGAGATGCGTGCCTCACTCAAGACACTGCGCCGTATGGCAGAGAA GGTTGGGGCTGACATTACAGTGCTGCGGGAGAGGGAGGTCGATTACGACAGCGACGTTCCAAGGAAGATAACGGAGGTGCTTGTCCGAAAGGTGCCTGACAACCAGCAG TTCTTAGACCTGCGAGTAGCTGTGCTGGGGAATGTGGACTCAGGGAAGTCAACCCTGTTGGGCGTCCTAACGCAAGGAGAGCTGGACAACGGGCGGGGCAGAGCACGCCTCAACCTCTTCCGGCATCTCCATGAAATCCAGTCAGGAAGAACGTCGAGCATCAGCTTTGAGATCCTTGGCTTCAACAGCAAAGGAGAG GTGGTAAATTACAGTGACTCCCGAACAGCAGAAGAGATCTGTGAGAGTTCTTCCAAAATGATCACTTTCATTGACCTGGCTGGCCACCACAAGTATCTGAAAACAACAATCTTTGGCCTCACCAGCTACTGCCCGGACTTTGCTATGCTGGTGGTTAGTGCCAACACTGGCATTG CAGGCACAACACGAGAGCACTTGGGCTTGGCCATGGCTCTCAAGGTCCCCTTCTTCATTGTCATCAGCAAAGTTGACTTGTGTTCGAAAGCCACCGTGGAACGGACAGTGAAGCAGCTGGAGCGAATCCTGAAGCAGCCAGGCTGCAACAAGCTCCCCCTGCTTGTGAACTCAGATGACGATGCTGttacagcagcacagcagtttGCACAGTCTCCCAA CATCACCCCAATCTTCACGCTGTCCAGTGTTTCTGGGGAGAACCTGGATCTCTTAAAAGTCTTCCTCAACATCCTCCCTCCACTGACCAACAGTAAAGAGCAGGAAGAACTAATGCAGCAACTCACAGAATTTCAG GTCGACGAAATTTATACTGTGCCAGAGGTGGGGACTGTTGTGGGAGGAACTCTGTCGAG TGGGATCTGCCGAGAAGGGGAGAACCTAGTGGTTGGTCCCACTGATGATGGGAAGTTCCTCCGGCTGAAAGTATGCAGTATCCAACGCAACCGCTCTGCCTGCCGTGTGCTgcgggctgggcaggcagccaCGCTGGCCCTCGGACCCTTCGACCGCTCTCTGCTGCGCAAG GGCATGGTCATGGTGAGCCCAGAAATGAATCCCACCATCTGCTCAGTGTTTGAAGCTGAGATTGTGCTGCTGTTCCATGCCACGACTTTCCGGAAGGGGTTTCAGGTGACGGTGCACGTGGGGAATGTGCGACAGACTGCTATCGTAGAGAAGATCCACGGAAAG GACAAGCTGCGGACAGGAGAGAAGGCAGTCGTCCGTTTCAGGTTCATCAAGCATCCTGAATACTTGAAGATCGGAGCCAAGCTGCTTTTCCGTGAAGGAGTCACCAAAGGCATTGGGCATGTCACTGACCTCCAAGCCATCACCACCAAAGAAAATGGCCTGGAGGAGTCTCTGGGGCCTGGACAGCTGAGCTTCTGA
- the MAD2L1BP gene encoding MAD2L1-binding protein, with translation MMPRGGGHSNSSRPPFAGQKMAAHGVATAPTRAASPTSPLLIAEVPPALDRSGGIRSRRNGLAAACPSVSVVFPGTVSRESCCRFACEFLKHILHQRHQLPLPYEQLVYFCRRPTQDGDVIKKPPSMDLASKKCQQVLTELEGVLRHLEVMFSLTLVPRVLILLGGNVMSPKELYELNLEGICEGSAEESLKTGSCVRKLFHSLFVADVFSELKALPVMGTVVMLQGHRDCGVDWFRPKLNYKVPTRGRKLTVNLSCNGDINISASPLQRMTSTWEDYVWFQAPVTLKGFHE, from the exons ATGAtgccccgcggcggcggccaTTCAAATTCCAGCCGGCCGCCCTTCGCCGGCCAGAAAATGGCGGCTCATGGTGTAGCAACGGCCCCTACTCGAGCAGCCTCTCCCACGTCTCCGCTTCTTATAGCTGAGGTACCGCCAGCACTGGATCGTAGTGGCGGAATAAGGTCTCGGCGGAACGGGCTGGCGGCGGCCTGCCCCTCGGTGTCTGTGGTGTTCCCGGGCACTGTGAGCCGGGAGAGCTGCTGCCGCTTCGCCTGTGAGTTCCTCAAGCACATCCTGCACCAGCGGCACCAGCTCCCGCTGCCATACGAGCAGCTCGTCTACTTCTGCCGGCGGCCGACGCAG gatgGAGATGTGATTAAGAAGCCACCCTCCATGGATCTGGCAAGCAAGAAGTGCCAACAGGTGTTGACGGAGTTGGAGGGAGTGCTCCGCCACTTGGAAGTAATGTTTAGTTTGACACTGGTTCCTCGGGTTCTTATCCTACTTGGAGGCAATGTCATGAGCCCCAAGGAGCTCTATGAGCTCAATTTGGAGGGTATCTGTGAGGGCAGTGCTGAGGAGAGCCTGAAAACTGGATCCTGTGTTCGCAAGCTCTTTCACTCGCTCTTTGTTGCAGATGTCTTCAGTGAACTTAAGGCTCTCCCTGTCATGGGCACTGTTGTTATGCTCCAAGGACACCGCGATTGTGGTGTTGATTGGTTCCGGCCCAAGCTCAACTATAAAGTGCCAACCCGAGGGAGGAAACTAACTGTTAACTTGTCCTGTAATGGTGACATCAACATAAGTGCCTCGCCTCTTCAGCGTATGACTTCTACTTGGGAGGACTATGTCTGGTTTCAAGCACCAGTGACGCTCAAAGGCTTTCATGAATGA
- the POLH gene encoding DNA polymerase eta isoform X1: MSRGRERVVALVDMDCFFMQVEQRLDPQLRGRPCAVVQYTEWQGGGIIAVSYEARAFGVSRGMWATEARALCPDLALARVPQARGKADLTRYREASVEVMQVLSRFAAIERASIDEAYLDLTGSARERLRALQGRPLAAALLPTTFVQGLPDAPDPQPGGKEELRQRGLHEWLASLSFDNPDCPDLQLTMGAVIVEEMRVAVEAATGFRCSAGISHNKTLAKLACGLNKPNRQTLVSSRFVPQLFSQLPISNIRNLGGKLGTAITDILGVEYIGQLTQFSETELQTHFGDKTGSWLYDLCRGIEDEPVKNRYLPQSIGCSKNFPGRTALATQKEVQHWLLQLALELESRLIKDRSQNHRVAKQLMVVIRMQGDTRVSRFCALSRYDAQKMCNDAFALIQNCNMAGAHQAAWSPPLISVLLSANRFSEPATLLSAGIATFLTSNTQPDGTAAATSTRPRVKFFRSPSKEHRQKPANAIESFFQKATERQQSQAVTATSLPAATTAASPLPSSPEHQERDGIGLASVQCNLESPVKRSPRDGSPTSQYESLPCKKLLSDATQTPSTPPSSRTLLKLEPATEGNEQNLPPSPELALLPPASPGDQQRCEKCDQLVLVWEFPEHMDYHFALELQSSFLEPSAPTAPAAAPSPKAAASKSPAKAKNKPKTPAGSSAKRPREGVTRTLDFFFKPLPP; the protein is encoded by the exons ATGTCGCGGGGTCGGGAGCGGGTGGTGGCCCTGGTGGACATGGACTGCTTCTTCATGCAGGTGGAGCAGCGCCTCGACCCGCAGCTGCGCGGCCGCCCCTGCGCCGTGGTGCAGTACACTGAGTGGCAGGGCGGCGG GATCATCGCGGTGAGCTACGAGGCACGCGCCTTCGGCGTGTCCCGCGGGATGTGGGCGACGGAGGCGCGGGCGCTGTGCCCCGACCTGGCGCTGGCGCGGGTGCCCCAGGCGCGGGGCAAAGCCGACCTCACCCG GTACCGGGAGGCCAGCGTGGAGGTGATGCAGGTGCTGTCGCGCTTCGCCGCCATCGAGCGGGCCAGCATCGACGAGGCGTACCTGGACCTGACGGGCAGCGCGCGGGAGCGGCTGCGGGCCCTGCAggggcgccccctggcggccgcGCTGCTGCCCACCACCTTCGTGCAGGGGCTGCCCGACGCCCCCGACCCCCAGCCCGGCGGGAAGG AGGAGCTGAGGCAACGTGGCTTGCACGAGTGGCTGGCGTCACTGTCTTTCGATAACCCTGATTGTCCTGACCTGCAGCTGACCATGGGTGCAGTAATCGTGGAAGAAATGAGGGTGGCTGTAGAAGCAGCCACCGGATTCAGGTGTTCAGCTGGGATTTCACACAACAAG ACGCTGGCAAAACTGGCCTGTGGGTTAAACAAGCCCAACCGCCAGACACTAGTATCTTCACGATTTGTTCCACAGCTCTTCAGCCAACTGCCCATCAGCAATAT CCGTAACCTAGGAGGCAAGCTTGGCACTGCCATCACAGACATCCTGGGAGTAGAGTACATTGGGCAGCTGACGCAGTTCAGCGAGACAGAGCTCCAGACTCACTTTGGAGACAAAACTGG GTCCTGGCTCTATGACTTGTGCAGAGGAATTGAAGATGAACCTGTCAAAAATCGGTACCTGCCTCAGTCTATTGGCTGCAGCAAGAACTTCCCTGGGAGGACAGCCCTGGCCACACAGAAGGAG GTGCAACACTGGCTCCTGCAGCTGGCCTTGGAGCTGGAATCCAGACTGATCAAGGACAGGAGCCAG aaCCACCGAGTGGCCAAGCAGCTGATGGTGGTCATCCGCATGCAGGGAGACACCCGAGTGTCGCGCTTTTGCGCTCTGTCCCGCTATGATGCCCAGAAGATGTGCAACGATGCCTTTGCCCTCATCCAAAACTGCAACATGGCTGGGGCTCACCAGGCGGCCTG GTCTCCACCACTCATATCGGTGCTTCTCTCGGCAAACAGGTTCTCAGAGCCTGCCACACTCCTCTCTGCAGGTATTGCCACCTTCCTGACAAGCAATACCCAGCCTGATGGTACTGCTGCAGCCACTTCTACGAGGCCCAGGGTCAAGTTCTTCAGGAGCCCAAGCAAAGAGCACAGGCAGAAGCCAGCCAATGCTATTGAGTCCTTCTTCCAAAAGGCGACAGAAAGGCAGCAGTCACAGGCAGTGACAGCCACCAGCCTGCCTGCTGCTACCACTGCAGCATCacctctgcccagctccccaGAGCACCAGGAGAGAGATGGCATTGGACTTGCCTCTGTGCAGTGCAACCTGGAGTCCCCTGTGAAGCGGAGTCCCAGAGATGGGAGTCCTACCTCTCAGTATGAGAGTCTTCCCTGCAAGAAGTTGCTCTCTGATGCTACACAAACACCCTCGACTCCACCCAGCTCCAGGACCCTTCTGAAATTAGAGCCAGCTACAGAGGGAAATGAACAGAATTTGCCACCCTCTCCTGAgcttgccctgctccctcccgcCTCGCCGGGGGACCAGCAGCGCTGTGAGAAGTGTGACCAGCTCGTGCTGGTGTGGGAGTTCCCAGAGCACATGGACTACCACTTTGCTCTGGAGCTGCAAAGCTCCTTCTTGGAGCCCAGTGCTCccactgctccagcagcagctcccagcccaaaGGCTGCAGCTTCCAAGTCTCCTGCCAAGGCAAAGAACAAGCCCAAGACTCCAGCGGGATCTAGTGCAAAACGACCCAGAGAAGGCGTGACAAGAACtttagattttttctttaagcccTTACCTCCTTAA
- the POLH gene encoding DNA polymerase eta isoform X2: MSRGRERVVALVDMDCFFMQVEQRLDPQLRGRPCAVVQYTEWQGGGIIAVSYEARAFGVSRGMWATEARALCPDLALARVPQARGKADLTRYREASVEVMQVLSRFAAIERASIDEAYLDLTGSARERLRALQGRPLAAALLPTTFVQGLPDAPDPQPGGKEELRQRGLHEWLASLSFDNPDCPDLQLTMGAVIVEEMRVAVEAATGFRCSAGISHNKTLAKLACGLNKPNRQTLVSSRFVPQLFSQLPISNIRNLGGKLGTAITDILGVEYIGQLTQFSETELQTHFGDKTGSWLYDLCRGIEDEPVKNRYLPQSIGCSKNFPGRTALATQKEVQHWLLQLALELESRLIKDRSQNHRVAKQLMVVIRMQGDTRVSRFCALSRYDAQKMCNDAFALIQNCNMAGAHQAAWYCHLPDKQYPA; the protein is encoded by the exons ATGTCGCGGGGTCGGGAGCGGGTGGTGGCCCTGGTGGACATGGACTGCTTCTTCATGCAGGTGGAGCAGCGCCTCGACCCGCAGCTGCGCGGCCGCCCCTGCGCCGTGGTGCAGTACACTGAGTGGCAGGGCGGCGG GATCATCGCGGTGAGCTACGAGGCACGCGCCTTCGGCGTGTCCCGCGGGATGTGGGCGACGGAGGCGCGGGCGCTGTGCCCCGACCTGGCGCTGGCGCGGGTGCCCCAGGCGCGGGGCAAAGCCGACCTCACCCG GTACCGGGAGGCCAGCGTGGAGGTGATGCAGGTGCTGTCGCGCTTCGCCGCCATCGAGCGGGCCAGCATCGACGAGGCGTACCTGGACCTGACGGGCAGCGCGCGGGAGCGGCTGCGGGCCCTGCAggggcgccccctggcggccgcGCTGCTGCCCACCACCTTCGTGCAGGGGCTGCCCGACGCCCCCGACCCCCAGCCCGGCGGGAAGG AGGAGCTGAGGCAACGTGGCTTGCACGAGTGGCTGGCGTCACTGTCTTTCGATAACCCTGATTGTCCTGACCTGCAGCTGACCATGGGTGCAGTAATCGTGGAAGAAATGAGGGTGGCTGTAGAAGCAGCCACCGGATTCAGGTGTTCAGCTGGGATTTCACACAACAAG ACGCTGGCAAAACTGGCCTGTGGGTTAAACAAGCCCAACCGCCAGACACTAGTATCTTCACGATTTGTTCCACAGCTCTTCAGCCAACTGCCCATCAGCAATAT CCGTAACCTAGGAGGCAAGCTTGGCACTGCCATCACAGACATCCTGGGAGTAGAGTACATTGGGCAGCTGACGCAGTTCAGCGAGACAGAGCTCCAGACTCACTTTGGAGACAAAACTGG GTCCTGGCTCTATGACTTGTGCAGAGGAATTGAAGATGAACCTGTCAAAAATCGGTACCTGCCTCAGTCTATTGGCTGCAGCAAGAACTTCCCTGGGAGGACAGCCCTGGCCACACAGAAGGAG GTGCAACACTGGCTCCTGCAGCTGGCCTTGGAGCTGGAATCCAGACTGATCAAGGACAGGAGCCAG aaCCACCGAGTGGCCAAGCAGCTGATGGTGGTCATCCGCATGCAGGGAGACACCCGAGTGTCGCGCTTTTGCGCTCTGTCCCGCTATGATGCCCAGAAGATGTGCAACGATGCCTTTGCCCTCATCCAAAACTGCAACATGGCTGGGGCTCACCAGGCGGCCTG GTATTGCCACCTTCCTGACAAGCAATACCCAGCCTGA